The following proteins are encoded in a genomic region of Ostrea edulis chromosome 7, xbOstEdul1.1, whole genome shotgun sequence:
- the LOC125657168 gene encoding E3 ubiquitin-protein ligase TRIM71-like, whose protein sequence is MAQAQAQDVIRCQYCEDEPALFQCLPCGDELCSKCKVFHLKSKVPSGHKIISFSESLHASNIMKMCEQHPTKPYEVCCEDCQVPVCVICIEETHGKHNIGKMENLYEEQKASMVKELHQIKNQFKLQVVQTLTVAKSGKSMLKKSHETLRSRMSEEAKQLIDQITAMLNKTLQESKDDEEKEEAEISQYETKLEEFLQQLEEIIEKYINLTENGNPADLILYRQQNPHTVQNLTIPDRIEITPPSFKSGKLLDMTQIRFFQDKDSISESGNTCYHR, encoded by the coding sequence ATGGCACAGGCGCAAGCACAAGATGTCATCCGCTGTCAGTATTGTGAAGACGAGCCCGCTCTCTTCCAATGTCTTCCTTGTGGAGATGAACTTTGCTCCAAATGTAAAGTCTTCCATCTTAAAAGCAAAGTTCCTTCTGGacataaaataatttctttctcaGAGAGTCTTCATGCATCCAACATTATGAAGATGTGTGAACAACACCCAACAAAACCGTACGAGGTTTGCTGTGAGGATTGCCAAGTCCCTGTCTGTGTAATCTGTATTGAGGAAACGCATGGAAAACACAACATAGGAAAGATGGAGAACCTGTATGAAGAGCAGAAGGCCAGCATGGTAAAAGAACTACATCAAATAAAGAACCAGTTCAAATTGCAAGTCGTTCAAACTCTGACAGTAGCAAAATCTGGGAAATCCATGTTAAAGAAAAGCCATGAGACGTTGAGATCAAGAATGAGTGAAGAAGCGAAACAACTCATCGACCAAATTACTGCCATGTTGAACAAAACCCTCCAAGAATCCAAAGATGATGAGGAAAAAGAGGAAGCCGAGATATCGCAATATGAAACAAAATTGGAAGAGTTCCTTCAACAGCTCGAGGAGATCATTGAGAAATACATAAATCTCACAGAAAATGGCAACCCCGCGGATTTAATCTTATACCGGCAGCAAAATCCACACACAGTTCAGAATTTAACAATTCCTGACAGAATTGAAATAACACCTCCCTCTTTTAAATCTGGGAAATTGCTGGATATGACACAAATCAGATTTTTTCAAGACAAAGATAGCATATCAGAAAGTGGGAATACCTGCTATCACAGATGA
- the LOC130048759 gene encoding tripartite motif-containing protein 2-like → MSTLVKDKYDLRGLCCTKSGDILACTGPGDTARVVRYRSSGEKIQEIMYDHNGKKLYSNSRCVCENINGDVCVADLSGPDKLVVVNMDGEFRFHYDGKTGHLRKKTFTPCEIATDSLGHILISDYMNNVLHLISKDGEFISFLFIPDVLGPYGLSIDKSDNLWLGESQKSCVKIYKFLG, encoded by the coding sequence ATGTCGACGCTTGTGAAGGACAAATATGATCTAAGAGGACTGTGCTGTACAAAATCAGGAGACATCCTGGCCTGCACAGGCCCTGGTGATACAGCTAGAGTTGTCCGATACAGAAGCAGCGGAGAGAAGATTCAGGAGATCATGTACGACCACAACGGTAAGAAGCTTTATAGTAATTCACGGTGTGTCTGTGAGAACATTAACGGGGATGTATGTGTGGCTGACTTGTCAGGTCCTGATAAACTGGTAGTGGTCAACATGGATGGAGAATTCCGATTTCACTATGACGGGAAAACTGGGCATCTGAGAAAGAAGACCTTTACGCCGTGTGAGATAGCCACTGACAGTCTGGGACACATCTTGATCTCGGATTATATGAATAATGTCCTGCATCTAATCAGCAAGGACGGGGAATTCATCTCTTTCCTTTTTATACCGGATGTTCTCGGTCCATATGGACTATCCATCGACAAGTCGGACAACCTGTGGTTAGGGGAAAGCCAAAAATCTTGTGTCAAAATATATAAGTTTTTAGGCTGA